From a single Rutidosis leptorrhynchoides isolate AG116_Rl617_1_P2 chromosome 5, CSIRO_AGI_Rlap_v1, whole genome shotgun sequence genomic region:
- the LOC139848019 gene encoding cytochrome P450 85A1-like, protein MAVLIVIIGVVLGLCLLSTALLRWNELKYRKNGLPPGTMGWPLFGETTDFLKQGPSFMKNQRARYGSVFKSHILGCPTIVSMDPELNRFILMNENRGILPGYPQSMLDILGKSNIAAVHGPAHKNMRGALLSLVSPTIIKEQILPKIDDFMRSHLSNWNNQIIDIQEKTKEMALLSSMKQICGIESSSFTKEFMPEFFNLVLGTLSLPINLPNTNYHRGLQARKNVVRMLGDLIDKRRKCKEEKHKDMLSMLMSGVENRYKLSDEEIIDQIITILYSGYETVSTTSMMAVKYLHDHPTVLQELRKEHLGIRERKMAEDPLDWDDYKSMKFTRAVIFETSRLATIVNGVLRKTTKEMELNGFVIPEGWRIYVYTREINYDPCLYPDPYTFNPKRWLDRSLEMQNNFFIFGGGTRQCPGKELGIAEISTFLHYFVTKYRWEEVGGDKLMKFPRVEAPNGLHIKVLNL, encoded by the exons ATGGCTGTTTTGATTGTGATTATTGGTGTTGTTTTGGGACTTTGCCTATTAAGCACTGCCCTTTTAAGATGGAATGAGTTGAAGTACAGGAAGAATGGCTTACCCCCTGGTACCATGGGCTGGCCACTTTTTGGTGAGACCACTGACTTCCTTAAACAAGGCCCCAGCTTCATGAAAAACCAGAGAGCAAG GTATGGAAGTGTGTTCAAATCTCATATTTTGGGATGCCCCACAATTGTTTCAATGGATCCAGAGCTCAATAGATTCATCCTCATGAATGAAAACAGAGGAATCCTTCCTGGTTACCCACAATCTATGCTTGATATTTTGGGTAAATCAAATATTGCTGCTGTTCATGGCCCTGCTCACAAAAACATGAGAGGTGCATTGCTATCACTTGTTAGTCCCACAATTATAAAAGAACAAATTCTACCAAAAATTGATGATTTCATGAGATCCCATCTCTCTAATTGGAATAATCAAATCATTGACATTCAAGAAAAAACCAAAGAG ATGGCTCTGTTATCATCAATGAAGCAAATTTGTGGGATTGAATCTAGCTCATTTACTAAGGAGTTCATGCCTGAATTCTTTAACTTAGTTTTGGGAACACTTTCACTTCCTATTAATCTCCCAAACACAAATTATCACAGAGGATTACAG GCAAGGAAGAATGTTGTAAGAATGTTGGGAGATTTGATTGATAAAAGAAGAAAATGTAAAGAAGAAAAGCATAAAGATATGCTTAGTATGTTGATGAGTGGTGTGGAGAACAGATATAAATTAAGTGATGAAGAAATAATTGATCAAATAATTACAATTTTGTATTCTGGGTATGAGACAGTTTCCACTACTTCAATGATGGCTGTAAAGTATCTTCATGATCATCCAACAGTTCTTCAAGAACTTAGA AAAGAACATTTGGGAATCAGAGAGCGGAAAATGGCAGAGGACCCACTTGACTGGGATGACTACAAGTCCATGAAGTTCACCCGTGCG GTGATCTTTGAAACCTCTAGATTGGCAACCATTGTTAATGGGGTTTTGAGAAAAACTACCAAGGAAATGGAACTCAATG GATTTGTAATTCCTGAAGGATGGAGGATATATGTATACACAAGGGAAATAAATTATGACCCGTGTTTGTATCCGGATCCATATACTTTCAACCCTAAAAGATGGCTG GATCGAAGCTTGGAGATGCAAAATAATTTTTTCATTTTTGGAGGCGGGACGAGACAATGTCCTGGAAAAGAACTTGGCATTGCGGAAATTTCGACTTTTCTTCATTACTTTGTAACTAAATATAG GTGGGAAGAGGTTGGAGGAGATAAGCTAATGAAATTTCCAAGAGTTGAAGCACCAAATGGACTACATATAAAAGTTTTGAATTTATAA